From a region of the Dictyostelium discoideum AX4 chromosome 2 chromosome, whole genome shotgun sequence genome:
- a CDS encoding hypothetical protein (Similar to Dictyostelium discoideum (Slime mold). protein-tyrosine phosphatase 3 (EC 3.1.3.48) (Protein-tyrosine-phosphate phosphohydrolase 3)): MKDIEILFWKVIHNKYLFNLIFQHIHKTNWIKQPTISDPTNGFMRLKFKYITSLEWMIKNKQYQLLICKLKSKQEMIDITQHGIELLFKITASTKDSEKKFL; the protein is encoded by the coding sequence atgaaagatatagaaattttattttggaaagtaattcataataaatatttatttaatttaatttttcaacatATTCATAAAACCAATTGGATTAAACAACCAACAATAAGTGATCCAACCAATGGATTTATGagattaaaatttaaatatattaccTCTTTAGAATggatgataaaaaataaacaatatcaacttttaatttgtaaattaaaatcaaaacaagAAATGATCGATATTACACAACATGgaatagaattattatttaaaattactgCTTCCACTAAAGattcagaaaaaaaatttttatag
- a CDS encoding hypothetical protein (Similar to Dictyostelium discoideum (Slime mold). protein-tyrosine phosphatase 3 (EC 3.1.3.48) (Protein-tyrosine-phosphate phosphohydrolase 3)), which produces MKTEKGAYKCTQKFCSMSYGYASSLSRHITKKHAGAVRNKSASNKPMVMCRHSDCTFLCHTKHRRRHEKCHKNLCKDQECPACTNPDQFKRGRKPKHLVDPKNSIISSRQSNYCSIQNLFK; this is translated from the coding sequence atgaaaactGAAAAAGGTGCTTACAAATGTACCCAAAAATTTTGCAGCATGTCTTATGGTTACGCTAGCTCACTCTCAAGACATATTACCAAGAAACATGCAGGTGCTGTAAGAAATAAATCTGCTTCAAATAAACCAATGGTAATGTGCCGCCACTCTGATTGCACTTTCCTCTGCCACACAAAACACCGTCGTAGACATGAAAAGTGTCACAAAAATCTTTGCAAAGACCAAGAATGTCCCGCTTGTACCAATCCAGATCAATTTAAAAGAGGTAGAAAACCTAAACATTTGGTAGATCCTAAAAATTCCATAATTTCCTCTAGACAGTCGAACTACTgttcaattcaaaatttgtttaaataa